A stretch of DNA from Oryza brachyantha chromosome 4, ObraRS2, whole genome shotgun sequence:
gccgGAGCTGGCGAAGTCGATGAACGACTTGAAGTAGCCGTCGTTGATCCGGGACACCTCCCGGTTGATGAGGCCCACCGCGTGCTGCAGCGGCGCCGTCACCAGCTCCCgcgcggtggcggtcggccgtGCCCAAAGCACGACGTTGCCCGTGTAGCCGTCCGGCACCGGCGGGCTCATCCGCGCGCGCCCGTCCACGGCGATGCTCACGCTGGTGGCCTCCCGCCCGTCGAGCCCGCGAGCCATCGTTATGCAGCGCCACAGGTGCGCCACCACGCACTGCAGGGTGCTGTACGAGCGGTGCCCACCGGCCGACGCGAACGTCTTGAGCTTGGAGATGAACTCCCTACTGAAGTGCACCTTGTGTATCACcaccacgtcgtcgtcgttgtcggcatggccatcgtcgtcgtcgtcgtcgtccctgcCGATCTTATCGCAAGTCTTGAACTCCACGCCGCGGTGCTCGAAGTCCACCTGTGGCGGGTCGCGCGGCGCGAAGAAGGAGGCGCGGTCGTGCACCGGGACGGGGTGGATGGCCACGCCGCGGGTGGCCTGGCTCCACGCGAGGAAGAAGTTGCTGGTGGCGCGGCCGTCGGACACCATGTGGTGCGCCGTGAAACCCACGACGAGGGACCCGCAGGCGAACCGCGTGAGCTGGACCATCAtcacctcctcggcgccgtcgtcggcgctgGGGTGCAGGCTCGTCACCCGAGGCGTCGGCTCGAGCGGCAGGACGCTGTCCAGCGCGACGTCGGCCGTCGCCTCGACGAACCGCGCGCCGGCGTCGTTGAGCACGATGGCGCGGTCGCCGTTGCCATCCACGCCGAACCGCCCCGCCCACTCGCGGTACTCGGCCAGCGCCTTGGCCAGCCCCGCCTCGAGGACGGCGTTGGCCGGAGCCGGCGGGCGGAAGGCGTATATGACGGAGACGTACGTGTCAAAGTTCGCCTTGTCAAACACGGTGAGCGGCAcaacgtcgtcgtcggcggtggtggtggtgaccgCGGCTGCCGACACGGCGCCGCCGTACGCCGGCTTCACGGGCTTCGATGAATGTACTGTGATCTTCATCGCGGGCGGAGATCAACCGGcgtggttaaaaaaaaacaaagtgattAAGAACTTACTGAAAGTAATAGTAGCAAGTGATGTTCTTGAGCTGCCGATCgaggcgtgcgtgcgtgctgtCAGCCGTAGCTACCGTTGTTTATATAGAGGACACATGGCCGGGACAGGATGATCATCGGAGCTAGGCAGGTGCGTGTGAAAGATCTGACCTGCCCACAAGTTGCTTCACTGGTACCTAATGGACCAATCATTTTACCTACAGAATTTAAGAACCGAGTTTAAaacagattaaaaataaaattatatagaattttaagctaatttttttaaaaaattaaatagggttgtgaaagaaGCCACGGGCCTTGGCCTATTTACACCCTTACTGGTACGCGCTGTGATGCTGTATCGAGCCTACGAATAGTCCACTCCCTctgatctttttatttaacatcgttatttttctaattcatGTTTAATCactcattttttataaatatagaaatttataaatcattcttaatgtttattttagtagtaaatcaaattatatcaaaatacttaataatataactttttaaaaagatatagaATTTATCggtgtcaaattttaaaaaatagaggcaGTATCAAACATGCAGCCGAACAAGTGTAGTGAACGTCCATTCGGAAGTGTGTGCACGACTAAGAATTTTCGTTCTCGAGAGAAAAAATCGATCAAACAGCGTTGTCGAGTTGAGCCCTGCATGGATCTACGTCTATGATGATTTATCTATTACTCAGCTCACCAACCT
This window harbors:
- the LOC102721642 gene encoding agmatine hydroxycinnamoyltransferase 1; this translates as MKITVHSSKPVKPAYGGAVSAAAVTTTTADDDVVPLTVFDKANFDTYVSVIYAFRPPAPANAVLEAGLAKALAEYREWAGRFGVDGNGDRAIVLNDAGARFVEATADVALDSVLPLEPTPRVTSLHPSADDGAEEVMMVQLTRFACGSLVVGFTAHHMVSDGRATSNFFLAWSQATRGVAIHPVPVHDRASFFAPRDPPQVDFEHRGVEFKTCDKIGRDDDDDDDGHADNDDDVVVIHKVHFSREFISKLKTFASAGGHRSYSTLQCVVAHLWRCITMARGLDGREATSVSIAVDGRARMSPPVPDGYTGNVVLWARPTATARELVTAPLQHAVGLINREVSRINDGYFKSFIDFASSGAVEEERLVSSADAAEMVLSPNIEVDSWLRIPFYELDFGGGQPFLFTPSYLPVEGLLILLPSFSGDGSVDAYVPLFSHDMDTFKNCCYVLPDLS